One stretch of Anguilla anguilla isolate fAngAng1 chromosome 5, fAngAng1.pri, whole genome shotgun sequence DNA includes these proteins:
- the gcshb gene encoding glycine cleavage system protein H (aminomethyl carrier), b: MAMFVSLRCVSANFPSVLPLFSRAAQAPSSRLLWKACSPRTLSTASRLSAALKFTDKHEWVRVEGGVGTVGISNFAQEALGDVVYCGLPEVGAKLDQMEEFGALESVKAASELYSPLTGEVTEINQELADNPGLVNKSCYEKGWLIKMTIDKPEEVDALMDEAAYEKFIKSIDN; this comes from the exons ATGGCGATGTTTGTCTCGCTCCGGTGCGTGTCTGCAAACTTTCCTTCAGTACTGCCTCTATTTTCGCGAGCGGCCCAAGCGCCTTCGTCCAGACTGTTATGGAAGGCCTGCAGCCCGCGAACACTTAGCACGGCCTCCCGATTGTCTGCAG CACTCAAATTCACAGACAAGCATGAATGGGTACGGGTAGAAGGTGGAGTTGGCACAGTTGGCATCAGTAATTTTGCTCAG GAAGCATTAGGGGATGTGGTATACTGTGGACTACCTGAAGTTGGAGCAAAACTTGACCAAATGG AGGAGTTTGGGGCACTGGAAAGTGTGAAGGCCGCTAGTGAGTTATACTCGCCCCTGACTGGGGAGGTAACAGAAATCAACCAGGAGCTGGCGGACAACCCTGGCCTGGTCAACAAATCGTGCTATGAAAAGG GTTGGCTGATCAAGATGACCATTGACAAACCAGAGGAGGTGGATGCGCTGATGGACGAAGCGGCCTACGAGAAGTTTATCAAATCGATTGATAACTAG